The proteins below are encoded in one region of Conger conger chromosome 17, fConCon1.1, whole genome shotgun sequence:
- the LOC133116677 gene encoding ras-associated and pleckstrin homology domains-containing protein 1-like, protein MEQLSDEEQEHAAEEDSDKEDQDLDKMFGAWLGELDKLTKSLDDGKPEKLQKAPLRQETNLANFSYRFSMYNINEALNQGEAVDLDALMADLCSIEQELSSIGKPHAGPSRLGLGGEGRVRQRPAGWRSSGGSSSSNSSTRASPSSTLRGASTSRTLASNFSLDDITTQLQQASVSMDEATRQSLPSSSACSSSSVAIAAATLRRPAPSSRHRRTGSAGAVSDRELRAIGLPCRSSVNSASAISSASSINSASSMDSLDKVLRPQELERIPGKHAGEGQGMPSSEHSYLDRETSQILTSIAGKPSHLLTKEEQAAKLKAEKIRVALEKIKEAQVKKLVIRVHMSDESSKTMMVDERQTVRQVLDCMLDKSHCGYSPDWSLVETVSELQMERIFEDHENLVENLLNWTRDSQNKLMFIERLEKYALFKNPQNYFLGRKDTCEMPDRNKEALLEECFCGSSVSVPDIEGSLWLKDDGKKSWKKRYFLLRASGIYYVPKGKAKVSRDLACLLQLDHVNVYHGQDYRSKYKAPTDYCLALKHPQIQKKSQYIKYLCCDDVRTLHQWINGIRVAKHGKQLYINYQDAMRRTEAAYNWSALSASSSLPESHFNHSSQSDSSLSDIAASGHARSQSAVSSIFSEAWKRGTQIEEGPRVRAESIRGSYTAQLPLQTPSSYSFMPSPPPPPPPPPPPPAPPPLSTPAQHSATMLFKYSTIARLHNASQSANHFKGPSLAQAQAPPSQTAKAQSSAPVGSNVPPPAPPPPPATMPAPGSAMAVLKLGATSPAPPQFTPPPQTLPHVSPTHSQTSDPVPPPPSADLPPVPPPYESDLSPSELQQLMAQKFPNLPQNILDPALDVSAPSSALTPSPPPLPSPPPAPAPLKIFSFSPTSYGAPCGAVLPTSPVSPLPQGPGLSVRKQHSLSTGHPPHQAPPTLPKQHSLSSKALPATAAPSLVKQIASQFPGPSKGPPVVKTKPKWQPGGQTQPSPEFPPPPPESSLPSPTAFSAPPIAPAPGPPPPPPPPPLPQTASSQSGSPKKSPTSSSAGGKKPPPAPQRNSSIRRSLSGEQDYKKVESLVSMFATPPASSCSSSSGSPSREAPGSQPARPKPGKLNLSALPPALQQAQCGSDFPSPPPEFEYFPPPPPDSELLLPPPPPAAPPSGAPKVAVVTPQPQMSATAAPSWSRSSAKTPPPALLRRSTPTPEPPPLCGSPLPPTSPKGNLSLQPNFLEDLNRTLKRKSVTRHGSLTASRVSARLDPASTVDDMALPGPSSSELHAHPQKQGGYGPANISGYATLRRGPPPAPPKRDESTKLTKEW, encoded by the exons ATGGAGCAGCTTTCGGATGAGGAGCAGGAGCATGCTGCGGAAGAGGACAGTGATAAAGAGGATCAGGATCTGGATAAGATGTTCGGGGCGTGGCTGGGGGAGCTGGATAAACTAACAAAG AGTCTGGACGATGGCAAGCCAGAGAAACTTCAGAAAGCTCCCCTCAGACAGGAAACCAACCTGGCCAACTTCTCCTACCGCTTCTCCATGTACAACATCAACG AGGCCCTTAACCAGGGTGAGGCTGTGGATCTGGACGCCCTGATGGCGGACCTGTGCTCCATAGAGCAGGAGCTGAGCAGCATCGGGAAGCCCCACGCCGGGCCCTCACGGCTgggcctggggggggagggcagggtgCGGCAGAGACCGGCAGGCTGGCGGAGCAGCggcgggagcagcagcagcaacagcagcacccGCGCCTCCCCGTCCTCCACCCTGCGAGGGGCCAGCACCTCCCGCACCCTGGCCTCCAACTTCTCCCTGGACGACATCACCACGCAGCTGCAGCAGGCTTCGGTCAGCATGGACGAGGCCACGCGCCAGAGcctgccctcctcctccgcctgctcctcttcctcagtggCTATCGCAGCCGCCACGCTTCGCCGCCCCGCGCCCTCCTCCCGCCACCGCAGGACGGGCTCGGCCGGCGCCGTTAGCGACCGTGAGCTACGCGCCATCGGCCTGCCCTGCCGCTCCAGCGTCAACTCCGCCTCCGCCATCAGCTCCGCCTCCAGCATCAACTCCGCCTCCAGCATGGACTCATTGGACAAGGTGCTGAGGCCGCAGGAGCTGGAGCGAATCCCAGGGAAGCACGCGGGAGAAGGGCAGGGAATGCCAAGCTCTGAG CACTCGTATCTGGACAGGGAAACCTCACAAATCCTGACAAGCATTGCGGGGAAGCCATCTCATCTGCTGACTAAG GAGGAACAGGCAGCTAAGCTGAAGGCTGAGAAGATCAGAGTGGCTCTTGAAAAAATCAAAGAAGCACAAGTCAAAAAG CTGGTGATACGAGTTCACATGTCCGACGAGAGCTCCAAGACCATGATGGTGGACGAGCGGCAGACGGTCAGGCAGGTGCTGGACTGCATGCTGGATAAGTCTCACTGCGGCTACAGCCCCGACTGGTCACTGGTGGAGACGGTCAGCGAGCTACAGATGG AGCGGATCTTTGAGGATCATGAAAATCTGGTGGAAAACCTACTGAACTGGACCCGGGACAGTCAGAACAAACTCATGTTCATCGAACGCCTCGAGAAGTATGCCCTCTTCAAGAACCCCCAG AACTACTTTCTGGGGCGGAAGGACACGTGCGAGATGCCGGACAGGAATAAGGAAGCTCTACTGGAG GAGTGTTTCTGTGGAAGCTCGGTGAGTGTGCCGGACATCGAGGGCTCACTCTGGCTGAAGGATGACGGGAAGAAGTCGTGGAAGAAGCGCTACTTCCTCCTGCGCGCCTCCGGGATCTACTACGTGCCCAAGGGCAAGGCCAAG GTGAGCCGAGACCTGGCCTGTCTCCTGCAGCTGGACCATGTGAACGTGTACCACGGTCAGGACTACCGCAGCAAGTACAAGGCCCCCACCGACTACTGCCTGGCCCTCAAG CACCCTCAGATCCAGAAGAAGTCCCAGTACATCAAATACCTGTGCTGCGATGATGTCAGAACTCTCCACCAGTGGATCAACGGAATACGCGTCGCCAAG CATGGGAAGCAGCTGTATATTAACTACCAGGACGCCATGAGGCGCACAGAGGCAGCCTACAACTGGTCCGCCCTGTCAGCCTCCAGCAGCTTGCCGG AGTCCCACTTCAACcactccagccaatcagacagcaGCCTGTCGGACATCGCCGCCTCTGGCCACGCCCGCTCCCAGAGTGCGGTCAGCTCCATCTTCTCTGAGGCCTGGAAGAGAGGCACACAGATAGAGGAGGGCCCTCGG gtgagagcgGAGTCTATCAGGGGGTCGTACACCGCCCAGctgcccctccaaacccccagCAGCTACTCCTTCATGCCCTccccgcctccccctcctccaccaccccctcctcctcccgctcctccccctctctccaccccgGCCCAGCACTCTGCCACCATGCTGTTTAAGTACAGCACCATCGCCCGCCTGCACAACGCCTCGCAGTCAGCCAATCACTTCAAGGGTCCCTCGCTGGCCCAGGCGCAAGCCCCGCCCTCACAGACGGCCAAAGCCCAATCCAGCGCGCCCGTGGGCTCCAACgtcccgccccccgccccaccgCCTCCCCCCGCCACGATGCCGGCCCCGGGGTCCGCCATGGCCGTGCTGAAGCTGGGAGCCACAAGTCCCGCCCCCCCACAGttcacccccccaccacagaCCCTCCCCCACGTGTCCCCTACACACTCGCAAACCAGCGACCCTGTGCCACCCCCACCCAGCGCTGACCTGCCCCCTGTTCCTCCCCCATATGAGAGCGACCTGTCTCCT AGCGAGCTCCAGCAGCTAATGGCGCAGAAGTTTCCCAATCTGCCCCAGAACATTCtggatccagccctggatgtttCCGCTCCTTCCTCCGCCCTGACCCCGtcgccccctccccttccctcgcCCCCGCCAGCCCCGGCCCCCCTCAAAATATTCTCGTTCAGCCCCACCTCGTACGGCGCCCCCTGTGGAGCCGTCCTGCCTACGTCCCCCGTCTCGCCCCTCCCCCAAGGGCCGGGCCTGTCAGTGAGGAAACAGCACAGTCTGTCCACAGGCCACCCCCCTCACCAGGCCCCGCCAACGCTGCCCAAACAGCACAGCCTGTCCTCCAAAGCCCTGCCTGCCACCGCCGCCCCCTCCCTGGTGAAGCAGATCGCCAGCCAGTTCCCCGGGCCCAGTAAGGGCCCCCCAGTGGTCAAAACTAAGCCCAAATGGCAGCCCGGGGGCCAGACACAACCGTCCCCTgagttccccccccctcccccagagaGCAGTCTTCCCTCCCCAACGGCCTTCTCTGCCCCCCCCATAGCCCCCGCCCCTGgtccccccccgccaccccctcctcctcccctaccGCAGACCGCCAGCAGCCAATCGGGGTCGCCCAAGAAGTCGCCCACTTCGTCCTCCGCCGGGGGGAAGAAGCCGCCCCCGGCCCCTCAGAGGAACTCCAGCATCCGCCGGAGCCTGTCGGGGGAGCAGGACTACAAGAAGGTGGAGAGCCTGGTGAGCATGTTCGCCACGCCGCCCGCgtcctcctgcagctcctcgtCTGGGTCCCCGTCCCGCGAGGCCCCCGGGAGCCAGCCGGCCCGGCCCAAACCGGGGAAGCTCAACCTATCGGCCCTGCCCCCGGCGCTGCAGCAGGCCCAGTGCGGCTCGGACTTCCCCTCGCCCCCGCCCGAGTTCGAAtacttcccccctcccccgcctgaCTCCGAGCTCCTGCTCCCGCCGCCCCCGCCCGCGGCCCCCCCCAGCGGGGCCCCCAAAGTGGCTGTGGTGACGCCCCAGCCGCAGATGTCGGCCACCGCGGCCCCGTCCTGGAGCAGGAGTTCAGCCAAAACCCCCCCTCCGGCCCTCCTCCGCCGCAGCACCCCAACCCCGGAGCCCCCGCCCCTGTGCGGCTCCCCGCTGCCCCCCACCTCGCCCAAGGGCAACCTGTCGCTGCAGCCCAACTTCCTGGAGGACCTGAACCGGACTCTGAAGAGGAAGTCTGTCACCAGGCACGGCTCGCTCACGGCCTCCCGTGTGTCCGCCCGGCTGGATCCGGCCTCCACCGTGGACGACATGGCCCTGCCCGGCCCGTCCTCCTCCGAGCTCCACGCCCACCCGCAGAAACAGGGCGGCTATGGCCCCGCCAACATTTCAGGCTATGCAACGCTACGAAGGgggccccccccagccccacccaaGAGGGACGAGAGCACCAAACTTACCAAGGAGTGGTAG